One genomic window of Paeniglutamicibacter sp. Y32M11 includes the following:
- the metK gene encoding methionine adenosyltransferase: protein MTLESPQLRLFTSESVTEGHPDKICDQISDAILDAMLAQDPNSRVAVETLTTTGLVHVAGEVTTDGYVEIPEIVRRTILDIGYDSSANGFDGARCGVSVSIGQQSQEISDGVFNSLEVREGTAVDPRDAQGAGDQGLMFGYASDETATLMPTPIHLAHRLSERMTQVRKDGTLSLLRPDGKTQVTVGYDGDTPVSVETIVVSSQHAAEYSLEDLKAGLLEEVVKPVLAGTELDTTNTRIILNPSGPFIIGGPVGDAGLTGRKIIVDTYGGFARHGGGAFSGKDPSKVDRSAAYAMRWVAKNVVAAGLARRVEVQIAYAIGVARPVGLYVETFGTETVDPVRITAAINEVFDLRPLGIIEDLDLKRPIYQKTAAHGHFGREDPDFTWENLDRVDALKAFFGA from the coding sequence GTGACTTTAGAATCCCCGCAGCTACGCCTCTTCACCTCCGAATCGGTTACGGAGGGCCACCCGGATAAAATCTGTGACCAGATCTCCGACGCCATCCTTGACGCCATGTTGGCGCAGGACCCGAACTCCCGGGTTGCCGTGGAGACTCTCACCACCACTGGTCTGGTACACGTTGCCGGAGAAGTGACCACCGACGGGTACGTGGAAATTCCGGAGATCGTGCGCCGCACCATCCTGGACATTGGTTATGACTCCTCGGCCAACGGCTTTGACGGAGCGCGCTGCGGCGTCTCGGTATCCATCGGGCAGCAGTCCCAGGAAATTTCCGATGGCGTCTTCAACTCCCTGGAGGTCCGTGAGGGCACTGCCGTTGACCCGCGTGACGCGCAGGGTGCCGGCGACCAAGGCCTGATGTTCGGCTACGCCTCGGATGAGACCGCCACGTTGATGCCTACCCCCATCCACCTGGCCCACCGCCTCTCCGAGCGGATGACTCAAGTCCGCAAGGACGGCACGCTCTCGCTGCTGCGCCCGGACGGCAAGACCCAGGTGACCGTCGGCTATGACGGGGATACCCCGGTATCGGTTGAAACCATCGTGGTCTCCTCACAGCACGCCGCCGAGTACTCGCTCGAAGATCTCAAGGCGGGCCTGCTCGAAGAGGTCGTGAAGCCGGTTCTCGCCGGCACGGAACTTGATACCACCAATACCCGCATCATCCTGAACCCCTCGGGCCCCTTCATCATCGGTGGCCCGGTCGGCGATGCCGGTCTGACCGGACGCAAGATCATTGTTGATACCTACGGTGGTTTTGCCCGTCACGGTGGTGGAGCGTTCTCCGGTAAGGATCCCTCGAAGGTTGACCGTTCGGCCGCCTACGCCATGCGCTGGGTCGCCAAGAACGTGGTGGCTGCCGGTTTGGCCCGCCGCGTTGAGGTCCAGATCGCCTACGCCATCGGCGTGGCACGTCCGGTGGGCCTCTACGTGGAGACCTTTGGCACCGAAACCGTTGATCCGGTGCGGATCACCGCTGCCATCAACGAGGTCTTTGACCTGCGCCCGCTGGGTATCATCGAAGACCTAGACCTGAAGCGTCCGATCTACCAGAAGACCGCGGCGCACGGCCACTTTGGACGCGAAGATCCCGATTTCACTTGGGAAAACCTTGACCGTGTTGACGCACTGAAGGCCTTCTTCGGCGCATAG